In the Pongo abelii isolate AG06213 chromosome 18, NHGRI_mPonAbe1-v2.0_pri, whole genome shotgun sequence genome, GCGCGCCCCATGCCCGTGTGTGGCCATGTCCTATCCGCAGGGCTACTTGTACCAGCCGTCCGCCTCGCTGGCGCTCTACTCGTGCCCGGCGTACAGCACCAGCGTCATTTCGGGGCCCCGCACGGATGAGCTCGGCCGCTCTTCTTCGGGCTCCGCGTTCTCGCCTTACGCTGGCTCGACTGCCTTCACGGCGCCCTCGCCGGGCTACAACTCGCACCTCCAGTACGGCGCTGACCCCGcggcggccgccgccgccgctttCTCCTCGTACGTGGTAAGTGAGCGGGATCCGTGGCGGGCGAGGGGCAGCAGGAGCTGGGCGGGAGGACGGGGGCGGAGGGGGACACGGGCCTAGGCGCCAACACCGACCTCCCCCGCCAAGCTTCGCGGCCCCTTCAAACTTGGGTGATTGTCTCCGCCAGCTTCTCCCAGGCCTTGGACTCAAGAGTTGCTCGGAAAAGAGAGCCGCGTCTTGCTCGGATCGCTGAGCTGGCGGGAAGGGGTTTTGTGGGGAGaggtagctggaattaaagaGCGGCACTTGGTGTAAACGTAAGCTCCGGGCTGCCctgcaaattttatatttttggttttgtattttggAAAAGTAGTTCAAAAGAAATAGACCCGAAATTTGAGCAGAAGCGTGCTAAGTCTATGTAAATGTGTTTGGCCTAGCCTTTAATTAGTCCTCCAAAATGTTGCAAATCCGTAATCCTATCTTCGCAATCCGATTTGGGGGTATTAAATTTCTGAAAAGTCGGTCGAGCTGCGGTGCATCCGGGATTTTTCGGCCAGGTTGTAACTTCGGTCTGGGGTAGCATTTTTGGAGGGTGGGAGTGCCTGGGCATGGCTCagctttttgtttgcatttcttagcgtgttgaaaaaaagaaaaaaagagccttGACTTCCCTTGTATTCCCTCCTTGCGCCCAACGTGCGGCCGCTCCTGCGCCGAGCGCGGAGTCGCCTCATTTGCCCAGGCCTCTCTATCTGCATGGAGGGCCGGGCCGCCGTGGCCAAATCTGCGCACGGAGTACGGACGTGCCCGGGCAGATGGGGGCCTACGGGGTGACACCGAGGCCGGGACAGCTTCAGGGGCCCCAGGAGGACCTGACCCAGGAATTGAGGTCCTCGCTGCCTTCTGAGGAGGGGGAGGAGTTGCTCCTAGGTCTGAACCCCGCCAGCCTTGCCCCGTAGGAAGCTGGAGTGCGGGCCTCGTCCACCCACAGACCCCGGGGAGCGCAGGGAAAAGGGTGCTTCGGTCGTTCCGATGGCAGTGGAGACCACGGTCCACACTCACCTCTCTGCGTCTTCACTGCAGGGCTCTCCCTACGACCACACACCCGGCATGGCGGGCTCCTTGGGGTACCATCCTTACGCGGCGCCCCTGGGATCGTACCCTTACGGGGACCCAGCGTACCGGAAGAACGCCACAAGGGACGCCACGGCTACGCTCAAGGCCTGGCTCAACGAGCACCGCAAGAACCCCTACCCCACCAAGGGCGAGAAGATCATGCTGGCCATCATCACCAAGATGACCCTCACCCAGGTGTCCACCTGGTTCGCCAACGCGCGCCGGCGCctcaagaaagagaataaaatgacatGGACGCCGCGGAACCGCAGCGAGgacgaggaagaggaggagaacaTAGACCTGGAGAAGAACGACGAGGACGAGCCCCAGAAGCCCGAGGACAAGGGCGACCCCGAGGGCCCCGAAGCAGGTTGGTGGACACGGGAAAGGGCGTGTTGGGCGGgagtaaaaaggaaaagagaggcctGGAGGGGGCGCGCACGGGGCCTGGAGGTTGGGGGCAGGGGTCTCTGCCTTTGCGGGCGGGAACCGGGTCCCGCCGCGCGGCCTCTGCGCCCCTGACAGCCTGGATTTCGCCCGCAGGAGGAGCTGAGCAGAAGGCGGCTTCGGGCTGCGAACGGCTTCAGGGACCACCCACCCCTGCAGGCAAGGAGACGGAGGGCAGCCTCAGCGACTCGGATTTTAAGGAGCCGCCCTCGGAGGGCCGCCTCGAAGCGCTGCAGGGCCCCCCCCGCACCGGCGGGCCCTCCCCGGCTGGGCCAGCGGCGGCGCGGCTGGCGGAGGACCCGGCCCCTCACTACCCCGCCGGAGCGCCGGCGCCCGGCCCGCATCCAGCCGCGGGAGAGCTGCCCCCGGGTCCCGGCGGGCCCTCGGTTATCCATTCGCCGCCTCCGCCGCCGCCTCCTGCGGTGCTCGCCAAGCCCAAACTGTGGTCTTTGGCAGAGATCGCCACATCCTCGGACAAGGTCAAGGACGGGGGCGGCGGGAGCGAGGGCTCTCCATGCCCACCGTGTCCCGGGCCCATAGCCGGGCAAGCCCTAGGAGGCAGCCGTGCGTCGCCGGCCCCGGCGCCGTCGCGCTCGCCGTCGGCGCAGTGTCCTTTTCCAGGCGGAACGGTGCTGTCCCGGCCTCTCTACTACACCGCGCCCTTCTATCCCGGCTACACGAACTATGGCTCTTTCGGACACCTTCATGGCCACCCGGGGCCCGGGCCAGGCCCCACAACCGGTCCGGGGTCTCATTTCAATGGATTAAACCAGACCGTGTTGAACCGAGCGGACGCTTTGGCTAAAGACCCGAAAATGTTGCGGAGCCAGTCTCAGCTAGACCTGTGCAAAGACTCTCCCTATGAATTGAAGAAAGGTATGTCCGACATTTAACGCGGGCTGCGTCGGTCCCGgacttttctaatttattaaaaacatgGCCTTGGCAGTTATTTTTCCATCaccgagagagagagacagagagagaaaataaactacCCCTCCTATTCAGAAGTTTATAGTTTATGGAGATGGAtgacataaaaatgtaaacatctccacacacaaaaaaagtcttaaccaaccgaaaagaaaaaaaaggatttgtATTAAATCTTATTCTGTATATTTAATGTagcatttttgtatttaaattgaTAATTCAATATCTTTGaagtaaattataaaatcaagACACCTGTACAGgcatttaatgtttttttgtaatataaatatatacacttgtgTTTCCCCCAAAACTGTTTCATagtttaaaaatacaagtttaatttaattttttacacCTATTGATTCTGCTGGGTATGAGCTAAAGTATTACAGAAAGGAAACAGGTTATACTCTtagatttaaaaagtgaaagaaactgCAGGCGCCtttgtaaaatgcaaaatatttaattaaaagagATTTTAACATAATGAGAGCCACTCATTACTTTTTAGAAGCCTCAATAAACTGTCCATTGCCTTGGTCAAAAGGTGCAAACTGCAACTTTTTTCAAAGTGGGGACTGGAAGGTTCCACAGACCTTCAAGTGTGCCAGGGGAAAACCATAATTAGGCTGCAAGCCCCAGGGAACCTGGCCCTGCCCAGAATGCAGATCTGGATCACTGATGCGGGCTGTTTGGGAGAGATTGGACcctggaggaaggagaagagagaccCAAGTGTGTGCCCAGAAGGGAGAAAAGATGGCAAAGCCAGCTAGGGACACGCACCACCCGAGCGCCATCGCTTAACCTAATTACTTCCAATCAGTGTCGTGTTTTATGCAAAGCAATCAGCTGGTGAACTTTGCTAATGAGTTCGATTTTATGCCGGATTTAGCCCTTATTACTATTTCAAGGGTGCTTCGGGCTAGTGCAGGCGGGAGCATTCAGGGATGCCAAGGGGAAGACTTTCCCAAGTCACCGTCTTCTCTGCCCCTTCAAATTTGGGCATTGATCTCTTCTTTGGATTTGATTAAATTATGAACGTTCCATCTCAGACCGTGCGGGTGGCGGGTGGCCCAGAAGTGCCCGCTCAGCTGCGGGGCTGGGGTCGAGCGGGACAGGCAAGGGGACGGTTTCCCCCTTTCACAGGTAGGTGTCACACTTGTCCTGAATTTCAAGCCTGCACTTTGCAGAGTCGGAGATTGCAGAGTGGGCCGAAGGGGAGGGGGGAGCGCCACAGCCACttgggggaagagaggggagCCCCTGAAAGGATCCCTCCCTCTCACAACGGGCCTCTTTTTGGACAAGTGGCCTTCAAAAGTTCAAGGCCATTTGCCTAGATAACGAGGCCGTTGTGGACTCCATCAGGGTTGTCGTCGCTTTAGCGCTTTTCCCAGCTCAGATGCAAGAGTCCGAGtagctacaaaaatatttttggggTTTTATTTTCTCGTTTTAATCCCGCATACTTCATCTCAACATGAAAAGTCAGGATGCATTTGAATCCCTAATGAGGAAGAATCCACGCCCTGTCCCCGAGGCCGGCCAGAGATGTGGGTTCGGGCTTGGCTGCGGTGCTGGCGGCTCCATTTTGCACCCGAGATCTGGAGCCCGGACGCGTTTTACTTCGTGGGAAATTTTCAGTGGCTGGGGGACGGacttggggggggggggtgttaTAGCAAAAACATACCCCAGCGACAGGAATTAATTTGCTCTATTAAACCCAAGCCTGAGTGTAGAGAGGGAATGTGTTTGCACATAACACCGGCTTAATTAGGCTAAATCAAAATGCACATATTTGCATTTCTACTGAAGATGACTTTAACCTTAACTCGGTGTTTTAAACCCACCCCGAAGTTTCACTGGAGTtgcttttgctatttcttttttttaacctgccACGGGGCTCCTTTATAAGCTTATTCGAATTTAAACAAGTTTGAAAGCTGCATTGTCCAGATGTTTTAGCAAACAGCAGTCGACTTCAGGGTTTAAATTAGTGAGAAAATTCACGCAGGGAAAATGGTTTCAAAGCTGGAAGTGTGAAAGATTAAATATGCATGAGACGATCGTATTTTATTTTGTCCCTTtaattataaatgatttttttaaacaattgaatTCCAGAGATGACTtgctctccctcctttccccccCATCCCGCGCCTCatccccctccaccctcccctctctccccccaCAGCCTGGTTCACAATCAGCTTCCCCCCCTGTTGAATATGCAGCCCCAGGAGTCACCTTTTCTAAAAAAGTCAGAAGAATAGGCCAGTCCCCTTCTCTTAAGGGAGAGTTTAAGGACGACATCAACTCGGCGGGGTTTTGGAAGCATTGGCCCTAAACCCTGCCCAacgattttaaaaagaaaattacaggcctcCCAGTGTTCCCGGGAATATGCAAATGGCAGGGCGCAGGCCTCCCAAATCAGACCGCGAAGGCTCTGGGCTGGGAGCCGAATGCCCGCCGAGCTGCCTGGGAACGGGAACCGCGCACCCGGGAACGCCAGGCGTTTCTCTTCATCCAGGGACGGTGCGGGGAGCCTCCGGCTGGGGAGCTAAACCGCTGGGGGCTCCGCAGCTGCTGCCTGAGTCGCTGTCCCCTGCCCGCATCCCTGCCGCCCTGGGCCTCTGCACGGTCTGCGGTTTTCTGTGCGCACTTGGTCTTCGGTACTAGCACCCAATTACATCTGGGTTTTTCTTATTTACAGAGCTGGGTTTCGGTGGCCACCAGCTTTTCTGGTGTTTAGTGACTTTGAGTTTGGAGGTAGCCTACCAGGCAAACGGGGGTTCAGGGCATTTAGGAAACGTCTTCCGCGCTTAATCCCAGAAGCGGTTGCGTGTCCGTACGATCCCAAGTTCCTCCCGGAGCCTCCTCTTTGCTGCGTCCCGGGCCCTCCAGCAGGCGAAGCCTCTTAGACGCGCTGGGGAAACTTCCGGCGTGTTCGGGGCTCAGGGTTTCTTCTCAGGCATGGATTGGGGCGCAGAAGTTGCGCGAGGCAGCGCCTAAGGTCCCGAGGTGTTGAGACTGTGCTGGCGTTTGCCACCTGCGCCTGACTAGGCCGTTTCTGGGCCCCAAGAAACGCCTATCTTGGCACTTAGGGACCAGAAGCCTCTGGATGTCTAGCAACAGGGGTCACGGGATCACTGCTTGGGGTCTCTGTAAGCAGTCCCCTGAGGCAGTGCAAAACCGGGAACCTGCTCTGTGCGGGGCCGAATCAGTTCATGGGATGTGGGAGTCAGGAGAGACGTCTTTCTCCTCCCGGCTCCTACACTCCGGGTACCAAGGCCCGAAATGCCGTTCCCCCAGCCCGGGTGCGGGGTCTGCAGCAAGGCCTCCTGATTTGCAAACCCCTCCGGGCTGCTTATTCCCGGTGCCATGCGCAGCCCTTGGGACCTAGAAGATTGTGGGGGAGGGAAGGTCGCACGTGCGGTTTTGGCACCGACCGTGCCTCCTAGTCCACCTGTCCTCCACAGCTAGCTGCCGACTCGGACGGAAGCGCGGAACAGCGCAATGCAAACCGCCCAAAGTGAAAGGAATGTAATTGCGCTCCCATGACAGAGCCAGACGCGGATGCAGTTTAGGAAGGGCGCCGCCTACCGGCCCCTGGGAGCCATGCGATTCGAAGGGAGGGGGACCTAGAGGAGACCCCCGCTATCCCTCCACCCACCGTGGGGCCTTAGCTTTGAACTCCGGCCCGGACAAACTTAAACTGCTTCGCCAACCCAACGCGCCACAGCCCTGGACCTAACTAAGACCCAGTTAGCATTGGGGATTTGGGGAGCAGGGCCCACAACTAGAACAGTGTTAACCCTACCGGTTCCCGCCACAGCTTCGGCACATTTCAAAAAACCCGGCGCAGGCAATTGAGAAATACGCTGCGGGCTGAAACAGCCTGCGGGTGGGGGCTGCAGCCGTGCGCCCCCGGCAGTTCTCGCCCCGCATCAGGTGTACGCGCACTTCCACTCCTGCGGGCCCTTCCACGCTCCAACTCTGGACCCCGCGCAGTTTTAATTTGCGGTTTGGAAAATGGGGGTGCTACCGTGCAACCGCGCCCTCAAAGACCGTTTTGGTCTTAAGAGCTTTTGGCCTGTGGGGTGAACATctgtagaaaaaggaaaaacaaaacaaaagtaccCTCCCATTGCGTCGAACCCTCCTATTTCGAAAAGAACTTTCATGAGGTCGGCGTGGCAAGGCCTGTGGTGCTCACCTCGGCTTCGCCCTACCCCGCCAGAAGCCCTCATAGGTTGTGTTCACTGGTGTCCCCCAGGTGCAGGGTTATTAGGGGAAAGCGGGACGCGCCCTCGGGCTGGATCTTTGTTTCCCTCGTCGCCCGGTCATCGAACAGGAGGGAAATCGGGCCCGACTGGGACCTTGCTGCCCGCCTTCCCCTTAAACTGGCTAAAGCTTCAGGACTGTCCCTAGACCCACCCCGCGGGTCTTCCTTTGTGTCCAGGGCAGAGCCGATCTCCTTTTCGTTTTCACGAGAACTACGACTTGGGCCTCGGGCACTAGGCGAGCCCAGGTTGTGGCCTAACAGCAGATCGCCTCGGGGGCTTGGCTGCAGCTCTGGCCGCACCTCCAGCGCTGGGCGGCCTCTCGGCGCCAGTGGGGATCTCTGGCCTCCTGTAGGCCGCGGGCCCCGGCCCTGGGTCCCCAAGGCCGCTCGCCGGGCAGCGCTCGTTTCCGGCACGGGGACGAGCCCAGCGCGCCCAGACACCACTTTCCCAGTGAAATCTGCTTTTATTTGCTCCGAGCAAACCCCGGGCTCTCAGCGCTCCCGCCTGATGGATGCAAATGTAAATGTGCACTTATTTAATTGGATCAGGCCCCAAGATAAAAGAGATAAACGGCTCCCCGTTTGCTAACTTATTTTCTGAGGCATGCAGCGCCGCGTGGAGGGGAAGCTAATGAAGGAGCAGCGCGGCGCTTGGCACTCGAGCTCTCCGCAGCCGTGGCACGCTGGCCAGCCGGCCCCGCGTGGGCTGCAACTCCTTGTCGACCTGCTTTGCACTGGCCCTGCCCGCTAGATAGGGTCCCCCCGGGACATTCTGTGCGCCAGGCTGGGAAAGTGAGAAGGCGTGGTGTTGGCATCGCGCTTGCAAATACCCTACCCTCGCCacaactttctcttttctctacctCGGTTtgtccccctcccctttcttacCCAAGTCTCCATGCTTGGATCATACTGGCTGGGCCCATTCCATAGAAAATCCTTCCTATCTTCTTTCCCAGGCATCTTCTTAATTCCCCAGGCGTCGTCTTCCACCCCAATTGGAGGTTTCAGAAAAAGACGCGAGGGCCATGAAAAAGACCAGGTGCGACCCTCCAGCCCCCAGGGTCCTGCGGAGCGGCCCTCGAGAAGGAAAAACCCCCTCCTCTGTTCCCACAAGGCCCTCTTTTGGAGCATGAGATTTCTTTCAGAATCAGCTGGAAGACATGGATTAACCTCTTTTCTCCCAAATAATGTAGGAACACAATACACAGAGCACTTAAGTCGTTGCAAGGGGTGGCGGAACCCCGAAAGCCAAACATTATGAGAAAGGGGTGCCTGGCTCTTGCCTCCCCGGGGCGGGAGTTCGAACCTCAAGGCCAGAGCATCCTCCTTCCCGGCAAGTTTGTTTTCCGATTTGGGGTCTTGGTTTTTCGTTCCCGCAGTTTCTCTCATGTTCAGAAGGGCTACGGAGGAAGTCGGGATGGGCTAGGGAGAGAGACCTGATGAAAAAACCTGCCGAGAATGGGTACACAGCAGTCGGTGGTGAGGGGCGCCCTAGGCTGAGACACTGTGGGCTGGAGGGCTGGACTGGCGAGGTTGGGAAGGGCTGTGTGGGAGGAGGCCGGGCCGGGCAGGGCGTCCCGGCCACGCCCGGTCCCCAACGCGCTGATGGATCGGCTTGTCAGAAGAGCTCTGTGCGCGGAGCCCATCAGAAAGCACTTACCTCGCTAAACTGAAATTACTGTCTTTTCAGGGGCTAATTTGTGTAACTCCCATGGAGGGGCTTGGAGGGGGTTTGATGAGGCATAAAATGATGATTAATGAATTTATTGGCCGCTGCTCATCAAACAAGGACTGGAGAGTTCGCGTCTGCACCCGCGGCCTGGCGGCGGCGCTCAACACAACTGGGGTTCAGCCTCCAGAGGCTCAGTGCCTGCTTGAGTTTCCCCAAGTGCCCGGTCCTGAGTGCTTTTCTTAGCTGCTTCCTGCTGGCGGTCTCCCCCACAACCCCATCCTAATTCGGGGCACAGGCTCTAGCTGCCGCCATCGCCCCCTGCGAACCAGCTGCCCAGGCCTGGGGGGAGGTCGGCTGCAGGCCCACGGGGACAATGGCTTCTCCAGGACTGAGTGTGACTGTGGCACCCGAGgcagcctggagctgggggaCTGGAGTTGTCTTCCAAAAATGTTATGGTTTACCAGGTTGGTACTTGGGCCTTGGTGGCTCAGCCCTGCCTCTGCaacttactagctatgtgtctTTGGACAGATCCAATACCCaatctgagcctcagtgtcctcatctgtgaaatggggcttTACCACTCCTGGCTTTGTGAGGATTCAAGTGCACGGCACATGGCTATCCTTCAATATAGTTAATAAAGTCATGCTATTTTAAGACTTCAGTTCACTGGAGACGCTAGCTAAGGCCTGGGAATAAACAGAGGGTGGGAGACAGAGGCTTGGGTTGTGACTTGAGGGAGAGACAATCCTGCCTGAATGGCTGATCTTTCTCAGCACTTGCCTCCACCTTCCCAGCTTTCCTGGCTGGGGCTTGATAGTCGGGACAGTGAGGGAGACTGGAAGGCAGTTCGACCAGGGAGTGATCTGCTCAGAGTTGAGCTTTCTGGAGCTGACTGGAGCTGCTACGTGGCTTGTTTACATGGCAGGATCTACATTCAGGTTAGTCTGCTGGACAGTTCAGAACTTCTTCTTCTCATAACCCACCCTTTGTCTGTAGGCTCCTGTCTTTTGGAATCTGTCCACAAGGACCTTTTGGCTATTTCTGCTGGTTTTAATCAAGAACCTGCAGCCCATGAACTTATAATTTCAACTTGGATTATTTTCTCTGATTGAATCACCTCCCCTGCCTACCTCACACCACCTCACTCTGTCCGTCCCAGATCTCCCAGCAGTGGACTTCTCCCTTGCCTTCCCATGACATCCTGTGTTCCTGCAACAGAAGACAGGAAAGACCCTGACATTGACCTCTCTAGTGGAATGCCTATCCTAGTCTCTGTGTTAGTACAGCCCCACTTAAACTGTTCCCTTCCCTTACTCTAACCACTGTCAATTAAGCACCTGTAATATACCAGATGTACTGTTCCAGTCATTGGTGATGCAGCCATGAACAAGACAAAGTCCCTGCCTTCCTACACTTTAGAGAATacgacagaaaataaacaaatgagtgagATAATGACTTATTGCCATGTCCAGGTGATGAGAGTTATGAGAAAAATTTAGTAGGGTAAGGGGTTAGTGAGGGCAGTCTGGGAACCCTCTCTTAGGAAGCTCTCTTAGGTGTTTGCACAAAGACCTGGAAGAAGTTAGGGAACAGGCCATGCAGATATTTGCAGGAAGAGAGTGCCAGGCAGAAGGAAGGGCAAATGCGAGGATCCTGCAGTGGGAGCAGGTTTGAACAGCAAAGAGATCTTTGTGGAAGGGAAAGAAGCCTAGGTAAAGCCAGGGTCAGGTTATATGGGACCTTGTAAGTCCTGGTGGGATATTTGGGATTtatgagagagggagaaaaggaggaagtgtGGGAGGATTTTGAGGGGAGTAACAAGATCTAActtatgggtttttgttttgttttgttttgtttttggtgttttttgtgggttttttttgtttttttttttgacagagtctcactctgtcgcccaggctggagcgcagtgatgcgatcttggtcactgcaacctctgcctcccaggtttaagcgattctcctgcctcagcctcctgagaagctgagactataggcacatgccaccatgcctggctgatttttttatttttagtagagatggggtttcaccatgttacccaggttggtctcctgacctcacgatctccCCGTCTCAGCCTtgcagagtgctggaattacaggcctgaaccactgtgcctggcccgacAAGATCTAATTTACGTTTTAAATGCATCCTCAGGGTGTGAGAGCTGAAAGTCTGGTAGGACAAGAGTGCAAGTAGGAAACAGTTAGGAGGCCAATGGAGAATTCAGGGGGAGGGAATGTTGCTTTGCACCAACCTCTACTTGGTAGTACCCAGAGAGGCGGGGAGAAGTGCTCAGGTTTGGGCTATATTTTGAAGGCAGAGTCAACAGGCTTTACTGATGACGGATTGTATATGGGCGAAGAGAGAAGAGCGGAGAATGCTGGATGCCTCTAAGGATTTGGGCCTGAGTCCCCAGGATAATAGGGGGTGTCATTTGCTGAGATGCCTAACATTAAGGGAggtgcagggatttttttttttcccggaaAGAGGGTAAGTAAAATACTCTTTGCCCTGACCCTCAAGCCATTGGGCCAAAAGGAGCTGCTTTTGTGGACACATGAGGCATCTAGTGGCAAAGCACTCAAATGCCCAAGGCAGACTCACAAGTCCAGGGAAAACTCAACATATCCTCTCTCCTGAAACCATAGACCTTACAGTTCTTTGACCACAtctcccatttcttttctttttttttcctttaaaaaataacctatctatccatcctctctctctctctctcgtaaagatggggtttcactatgttgcccagactggtcttgaactcctggactcaagcaaccctcctgcctcagcctctcaaagtgctaggattccaggtgtgagacaccgcaccctGGCCtccctatttatttcttttctccttaccagtggagaaactgaggctgaggaaATGAAAATGATTTCTCCAAGCTCATGCCATGGGTTTAGAGACAGGGATGGATCCAAAACCCAAGTCTCCTAACTCCTAGGCCTGCGTTTTTCCCTGCCTCATCCTAGCTAAGTTCTCTGGGATATCTGTATTTTAACAGAGAACTCCTGGAAACAAAATGCTTTAACAGAGGAATGAATTTATAATGGCAGAATCTCAGACACCGTGACAGGCTGTCAAGGGAGATATATTTAGGCTGGGCCGGGAAACATCTTAGCCCTCCTCAGACACTGCTGGAGGATGCCTGCCTCCTCAGGACTCCGTGTGTGaagtacagatgaagaaaaagctCGGAATGTGCCGTCTCTCCCAGAGACTCAACAACAAGGAGGAACTGGGGCCGTTTCGCCTACCAGGGAGTGTTTTCTTTCCTAAACAATTGCTGTTTGAAAGGATTTACTCATTTCTTCTGTTTGAAGTGACATCTGCCCGCCCACAATTATCCCATGTGATGCCAGCAAAAATTAATGTTCCTTTGCCCATCATTTCACAGCAACTCCTATCAAAGACAGATTGGAGTTGGGGGCAAGGCCCCCCATCATGGGTCCTGCAtgcatttattttgaatttttttttctgacatttcagcttcactgtttttttttcaatccttTACTTGACTtggggattttgttttgttttattttttttctgtaaatgatCGGTAGCTTTGTCCCCAAGGGAATCCACAGGCCCTTAGAAACAGCATCTCAACATCTTTCAAGCAGAGTGAGACATCTGTTATCCCTAGATTCCAAATCCCCTCACCGTTCCAGAATGTTCCGGACACCTTCCCAACTAACATGGTTTGACATCAGACACCACATAGTTGtttctgagacttttttttaGATCCAAACCAcaagattttctgtttgtttgtttgttttgtttgcccTCTATTTGTATCCAGTATCTAAGTCCAAACCCTGTGTAATAGGTGTCTTTTTTTCCAAATACTCATCTATGCAAGATATTCATTGGTCGCTGAGGACCAATTTTCCTGGATCACATAAAAGAGAAGATTAGTGGCAACGTGGAGAAAAGGGCTCATTTGGAATAAATACCACCTCTTTGCTCTCATGAAGAGTGTGGCAGAAAAGTCATT is a window encoding:
- the IRX5 gene encoding iroquois-class homeodomain protein IRX-5 isoform X1, which produces MSYPQGYLYQPSASLALYSCPAYSTSVISGPRTDELGRSSSGSAFSPYAGSTAFTAPSPGYNSHLQYGADPAAAAAAAFSSYVGSPYDHTPGMAGSLGYHPYAAPLGSYPYGDPAYRKNATRDATATLKAWLNEHRKNPYPTKGEKIMLAIITKMTLTQVSTWFANARRRLKKENKMTWTPRNRSEDEEEEENIDLEKNDEDEPQKPEDKGDPEGPEAGGAEQKAASGCERLQGPPTPAGKETEGSLSDSDFKEPPSEGRLEALQGPPRTGGPSPAGPAAARLAEDPAPHYPAGAPAPGPHPAAGELPPGPGGPSVIHSPPPPPPPAVLAKPKLWSLAEIATSSDKVKDGGGGSEGSPCPPCPGPIAGQALGGSRASPAPAPSRSPSAQCPFPGGTVLSRPLYYTAPFYPGYTNYGSFGHLHGHPGPGPGPTTGPGSHFNGLNQTVLNRADALAKDPKMLRSQSQLDLCKDSPYELKKDVGSSISLGPRLKTTRSTDLC
- the IRX5 gene encoding iroquois-class homeodomain protein IRX-5 isoform X2 encodes the protein MSYPQGYLYQPSASLALYSCPAYSTSVISGPRTDELGRSSSGSAFSPYAGSTAFTAPSPGYNSHLQYGADPAAAAAAAFSSYVGSPYDHTPGMAGSLGYHPYAAPLGSYPYGDPAYRKNATRDATATLKAWLNEHRKNPYPTKGEKIMLAIITKMTLTQVSTWFANARRRLKKENKMTWTPRNRSEDEEEEENIDLEKNDEDEPQKPEDKGDPEGPEAGGAEQKAASGCERLQGPPTPAGKETEGSLSDSDFKEPPSEGRLEALQGPPRTGGPSPAGPAAARLAEDPAPHYPAGAPAPGPHPAAGELPPGPGGPSVIHSPPPPPPPAVLAKPKLWSLAEIATSSDKVKDGGGGSEGSPCPPCPGPIAGQALGGSRASPAPAPSRSPSAQCPFPGGTVLSRPLYYTAPFYPGYTNYGSFGHLHGHPGPGPGPTTGPGSHFNGLNQTVLNRADALAKDPKMLRSQSQLDLCKDSPYELKKASLLDQVM
- the IRX5 gene encoding iroquois-class homeodomain protein IRX-5 isoform X3 encodes the protein MSYPQGYLYQPSASLALYSCPAYSTSVISGPRTDELGRSSSGSAFSPYAGSTAFTAPSPGYNSHLQYGADPAAAAAAAFSSYVGSPYDHTPGMAGSLGYHPYAAPLGSYPYGDPAYRKNATRDATATLKAWLNEHRKNPYPTKGEKIMLAIITKMTLTQVSTWFANARRRLKKENKMTWTPRNRSEDEEEEENIDLEKNDEDEPQKPEDKGDPEGPEAGGAEQKAASGCERLQGPPTPAGKETEGSLSDSDFKEPPSEGRLEALQGPPRTGGPSPAGPAAARLAEDPAPHYPAGAPAPGPHPAAGELPPGPGGPSVIHSPPPPPPPAVLAKPKLWSLAEIATSSDKVKDGGGGSEGSPCPPCPGPIAGQALGGSRASPAPAPSRSPSAQCPFPGGTVLSRPLYYTAPFYPGYTNYGSFGHLHGHPGPGPGPTTGPGSHFNGLNQTVLNRADALAKDPKMLRSQSQLDLCKDSPYELKKGMSDI